A genomic window from Streptomyces sp. MST-110588 includes:
- a CDS encoding sugar ABC transporter permease, with protein METETGLVHRRWWSPYLFLLPGLVMVALFSLWPFVNTVVLSLTDAQILKGGTFVGLDNYGRALADPDFWTATTNSVLYLVVVVPCLVLLPLALAVLVQKKIPGIGFFRSAFYTPVIASAVVVGLMWQWVLRSDGLVNTVFQKLGVIAGPIPFLTDSTMLLVSAMIVTIWKGLGYYMVFYLAALGNVPVSLYEAAALDGAGPLRRFLSVTVPCVKPMMLLVGTLSAISALRVFTEVYILGGESGGPGGGARTLPFLVRQVGLGFAGETGYAAAVSILLFLLTLGFSLLGRKLSKGDEG; from the coding sequence ATGGAGACGGAGACCGGCCTGGTGCACCGCCGCTGGTGGTCCCCGTACCTGTTCCTGCTGCCCGGCCTGGTCATGGTGGCGCTCTTCAGCCTCTGGCCGTTCGTCAACACCGTCGTCCTCTCCCTGACCGACGCCCAGATCCTCAAGGGCGGCACCTTCGTCGGCCTGGACAACTACGGCCGGGCGCTGGCCGACCCCGACTTCTGGACGGCGACGACCAACAGCGTCCTGTACCTGGTCGTGGTCGTGCCGTGCCTGGTCCTGCTGCCGCTGGCGCTGGCCGTCCTGGTACAGAAGAAGATCCCCGGCATCGGCTTCTTCCGCTCCGCCTTCTACACCCCCGTCATCGCCTCGGCGGTCGTCGTCGGCCTGATGTGGCAGTGGGTGCTGCGCAGCGACGGGCTGGTCAACACCGTCTTCCAGAAGCTGGGAGTGATCGCCGGGCCGATTCCCTTCCTCACCGATTCCACCATGCTCCTGGTGTCCGCGATGATCGTGACGATCTGGAAGGGCCTGGGCTACTACATGGTCTTCTACCTCGCGGCCCTGGGGAACGTACCGGTCTCCTTGTACGAGGCCGCGGCGCTGGACGGCGCCGGGCCGCTGCGCCGCTTCCTCAGCGTCACCGTGCCGTGCGTGAAACCGATGATGCTGCTGGTCGGCACGCTCTCGGCGATCTCCGCGCTGCGGGTGTTCACCGAGGTCTACATCCTCGGCGGGGAGAGCGGCGGGCCCGGTGGCGGCGCCCGTACGCTGCCGTTCCTGGTCCGTCAGGTGGGCCTGGGCTTCGCCGGCGAGACCGGGTACGCGGCTGCCGTCTCCATCCTGCTGTTCCTCCTGACGCTGGGCTTCAGCCTGCTGGGGCGCAAGCTGTCCAAGGGGGACGAGGGATGA
- a CDS encoding LacI family DNA-binding transcriptional regulator — translation MKDIAVRAGVSPTAVSFALNGRAGVSSGTRARVRRVAEELGWQANSAARALSGEPTGCVGLVLARPAHTLGVESFFLQLVSGIQEALGARRVALLFQVVADLDAECATYRRWWAERRVDGVLVVDPRVADPRPGLLGALGLPAVFIGGLEDGPGGSGGFRTPSGAPGAPAPLPPPLSTVRADDAAAMRSVVDHLYGLGHRRITHVAGLPGLAHTARRVGALRAEARRLGLDPGQVFSVPTDYSDTEGAEATRRLLGSPRPPTAIVYDNDVMAVAGAFVAAGLGVPVPAALSVVAWDDSALCRVTHPRLTSLVRDTAGFGRLAARELLALLDGGPVRHVQAELPRLEIRESTSFAADGRDA, via the coding sequence ATGAAGGACATCGCCGTACGCGCCGGGGTCTCCCCCACCGCCGTCTCCTTCGCCCTCAACGGCCGGGCCGGCGTCTCCTCCGGCACCCGCGCCCGTGTCCGCAGGGTCGCCGAGGAACTGGGCTGGCAGGCCAACAGCGCCGCCCGCGCGCTGTCCGGCGAACCCACCGGCTGCGTGGGGCTGGTCCTCGCGCGCCCCGCGCACACCCTGGGCGTCGAGTCCTTCTTCCTCCAGTTGGTCTCCGGCATCCAAGAGGCGCTCGGCGCCCGGCGGGTGGCGCTGCTCTTCCAGGTGGTGGCGGACCTGGACGCCGAGTGCGCGACGTACCGGCGGTGGTGGGCCGAGCGCAGGGTGGACGGCGTCCTGGTCGTCGACCCCCGAGTCGCCGACCCGCGCCCCGGCCTGCTGGGCGCGCTGGGCCTGCCCGCCGTCTTCATCGGCGGCCTGGAGGACGGGCCCGGGGGTTCCGGTGGTTTCCGTACGCCGTCCGGCGCGCCCGGCGCACCCGCCCCGCTACCCCCGCCCCTGTCCACCGTCCGGGCCGACGACGCCGCCGCGATGCGCTCGGTCGTCGACCACCTGTACGGCCTGGGACACCGCCGCATCACCCACGTCGCGGGGCTGCCCGGCCTGGCCCACACCGCGCGTCGCGTCGGTGCCCTGCGGGCCGAGGCACGGCGGCTCGGCCTGGACCCCGGCCAGGTCTTCTCCGTTCCCACCGACTACTCCGACACCGAGGGCGCCGAGGCCACCCGCCGCCTCCTGGGCTCGCCCCGGCCCCCCACCGCGATCGTCTACGACAACGACGTCATGGCGGTGGCCGGCGCCTTCGTCGCCGCCGGGCTCGGCGTACCCGTCCCGGCCGCGCTGTCCGTCGTGGCGTGGGACGACTCAGCGCTGTGCCGGGTCACCCATCCGCGTCTGACCTCCCTGGTACGGGACACCGCCGGCTTCGGCCGGCTGGCCGCGCGGGAGCTGCTGGCCCTGCTCGACGGCGGACCGGTCCGCCACGTACAGGCCGAACTCCCCCGCCTGGAGATCCGGGAGAGCACCTCCTTCGCCGCCGACGGCCGCGACGCCTGA
- a CDS encoding carbohydrate ABC transporter permease, whose translation MSALLSPGRSRRAPAGPHGGPAVAGRRRGRALAGLTGRYLTLCLMLVVMLGPIVWQFLTSLKGREENVYGGVLPGSPTLDNYARVAESFPLLPYVGNTLTVAALAVTSNCLFAAMGGYALSRAGWRGRRTVFTVLVATLMFPFESVMISMFLTVRSMGLVDTLIGVWLPGAVSVLNLMIMRAAFLAVPKEIEEAAVLDGANEWQRFTRVFLPAAKGALAVVCITSFMGAWDDFLWPLIVLTDPEHYTLQLGLKSLAGATTVNDQRLIAAGAMAALLPMMALFFALQRYFFKGVGEGAVKI comes from the coding sequence ATGAGCGCCCTGCTGTCCCCCGGCCGCTCGCGGCGGGCGCCGGCCGGTCCGCACGGTGGCCCTGCCGTCGCGGGACGGCGCCGGGGCCGCGCCCTCGCCGGGCTCACCGGCCGCTATCTGACGCTGTGCCTGATGCTGGTGGTGATGCTGGGACCGATCGTCTGGCAATTCCTGACCTCCCTCAAGGGCCGCGAGGAGAACGTGTACGGGGGCGTGCTGCCCGGCAGCCCGACCCTGGACAACTACGCGCGGGTCGCCGAGTCCTTCCCGCTCCTGCCGTACGTGGGCAACACACTGACCGTCGCCGCCCTGGCCGTCACCTCCAACTGCCTGTTCGCGGCGATGGGCGGCTACGCCCTGTCGCGGGCGGGCTGGCGGGGACGCAGGACGGTCTTCACCGTGCTCGTCGCCACGCTGATGTTCCCCTTCGAGTCCGTGATGATCTCGATGTTCCTCACGGTCCGCTCCATGGGCTTGGTGGACACCCTCATCGGCGTCTGGCTGCCCGGCGCGGTCTCCGTACTCAACCTCATGATCATGCGGGCGGCGTTCCTGGCCGTGCCCAAGGAGATCGAGGAGGCCGCCGTCCTGGACGGCGCGAACGAGTGGCAGCGCTTCACCAGGGTGTTCCTGCCCGCGGCCAAAGGCGCACTGGCGGTGGTGTGCATCACCAGCTTCATGGGCGCCTGGGACGACTTCCTGTGGCCGCTGATCGTCCTGACCGACCCCGAGCACTACACGCTTCAGCTCGGCCTCAAATCCCTGGCAGGCGCCACCACCGTCAACGACCAGCGCCTGATCGCCGCCGGGGCGATGGCCGCGCTGCTCCCGATGATGGCGCTCTTCTTCGCCCTCCAGCGGTACTTCTTCAAGGGCGTGGGGGAGGGGGCGGTCAAGATATGA
- a CDS encoding endo-beta-N-acetylglucosaminidase: MAGAVATATVLPLAGPAAPAPVPARGPAPAAPAASLQPYASYWFPDSFPEGRQPDPGAVWRSLKTWRPQDDPDLPYNTATVPLAERFTPVPATPTARRDQARVTALVSFAGTAANPSQGVPSADYYALTHWAFLEELVFWGGSSGEGVILAPNAPVVDAAHRNGVRVLGTVFLPPAAFGGDLKWTRELVQRDSLGRFPLAGKLVQVARTYGFDGWFLNAETDGGDAQLARDVADFLQALRAAAPELRITWYDALNADGRVGWQGALNDRNAMFLQRGAGKVSDTMFVDFRWSAARLASSAAHARRLGRSPYELWAGVDVEANGWGTGVDWEAIVPGGRDHVVSYGFYRPEWTRRAGEAPGRFHDRDDRFWCGQNTDPSAPAGPGAWQPPARHVADRSTVTAVPFACSFSTGHGTDWYENGVRTGEGGWSHLALQDRLPGRRWSVRTRGARPQVALDFDAAWRGGSSLLVEGDLSDGPVTLELFRTRLPLREGTVLELVHRTEAGSAPVTVTAAVAHHEPKAAGTPPDMRFLPVKAVRTVAGWTTSAVRIGGGAARTACVLGVRLEAPEGGGGARWRLGALAVHDGAPGKATPAPPRGLTVAARRDTGRDTAELRLTWRAAARRTGPVPRHYEVHQLLPDGARRFLGGTCGTALYIPAVRRTAGERATRLEVRAVGELYTSSAPVPAVVSW, translated from the coding sequence ATGGCGGGTGCCGTCGCCACGGCGACCGTACTGCCCCTCGCGGGACCAGCGGCCCCGGCTCCGGTCCCGGCACGGGGCCCGGCCCCCGCCGCCCCCGCCGCGTCCCTCCAGCCGTACGCCTCGTACTGGTTCCCCGACAGCTTCCCCGAGGGGCGGCAGCCCGACCCGGGAGCCGTCTGGCGCAGCCTGAAGACCTGGCGCCCGCAGGACGACCCCGACCTGCCGTACAACACCGCGACCGTGCCGCTCGCCGAACGCTTCACTCCGGTCCCCGCCACCCCCACCGCCCGCCGTGACCAGGCGCGCGTCACAGCGCTGGTCTCCTTCGCGGGTACCGCGGCCAACCCCTCCCAGGGCGTGCCCTCGGCCGACTACTACGCCCTGACCCACTGGGCTTTCCTGGAGGAGCTGGTCTTCTGGGGCGGCTCCTCGGGAGAGGGCGTCATCCTCGCCCCCAACGCCCCCGTCGTGGACGCCGCGCACCGCAACGGCGTCCGTGTGCTGGGCACGGTCTTCCTCCCGCCGGCCGCCTTCGGCGGCGACCTGAAGTGGACCCGTGAACTGGTCCAGCGCGACTCCCTGGGCCGCTTCCCGCTCGCCGGCAAGCTGGTCCAGGTTGCCCGTACGTACGGGTTCGACGGCTGGTTCCTCAACGCGGAGACCGACGGCGGCGACGCCCAACTGGCGCGCGACGTCGCCGACTTCCTCCAGGCGCTGCGGGCCGCCGCGCCCGAACTGCGGATCACCTGGTACGACGCGCTGAACGCGGACGGCCGGGTCGGCTGGCAGGGCGCCCTGAACGACCGGAACGCGATGTTCCTCCAGCGCGGCGCGGGGAAGGTATCCGACACGATGTTCGTGGACTTCCGCTGGAGCGCCGCCCGGCTCGCGTCCTCGGCCGCCCACGCCCGGCGGCTGGGGCGTTCCCCGTACGAGCTGTGGGCCGGGGTGGACGTGGAGGCGAACGGCTGGGGGACCGGCGTCGACTGGGAGGCGATCGTGCCCGGGGGCCGTGACCACGTGGTGTCCTACGGGTTCTACCGGCCGGAGTGGACCCGCCGGGCGGGCGAGGCGCCCGGCCGCTTCCACGACCGGGACGACCGGTTCTGGTGCGGCCAGAACACCGACCCGTCCGCACCGGCCGGCCCGGGTGCCTGGCAGCCGCCCGCCCGGCACGTCGCCGACCGCTCCACGGTCACGGCCGTGCCCTTCGCCTGCTCCTTCAGCACCGGGCACGGCACCGACTGGTACGAGAACGGGGTGCGGACCGGCGAGGGCGGGTGGAGCCACCTTGCGCTCCAGGACCGGCTGCCGGGCCGCCGCTGGTCCGTCCGTACGCGCGGGGCGCGCCCGCAGGTGGCGCTGGACTTCGACGCGGCCTGGCGCGGCGGCAGCAGCCTGCTGGTCGAGGGCGACCTGTCCGACGGGCCGGTGACGCTGGAACTGTTCCGTACGCGGCTGCCGCTGCGCGAGGGGACCGTACTGGAACTCGTGCACCGGACCGAGGCGGGCTCCGCGCCCGTCACCGTCACCGCCGCCGTGGCCCACCACGAGCCGAAGGCCGCCGGGACCCCGCCCGACATGCGGTTCCTGCCCGTCAAAGCCGTACGGACCGTGGCCGGCTGGACGACCTCGGCCGTACGGATCGGGGGCGGCGCGGCACGTACCGCCTGCGTGCTCGGGGTGCGGCTGGAAGCGCCGGAGGGCGGTGGCGGGGCCCGCTGGCGGCTCGGCGCGCTGGCGGTACACGACGGCGCGCCCGGAAAGGCGACCCCCGCGCCACCGCGCGGCCTGACGGTCGCGGCCCGGCGGGACACCGGCCGGGACACGGCCGAACTGCGGCTGACCTGGCGGGCGGCGGCCCGCCGCACGGGCCCCGTACCCCGGCACTACGAAGTCCACCAGCTCCTGCCGGACGGCGCGCGCCGCTTCCTCGGCGGGACCTGCGGCACCGCGCTGTACATACCCGCGGTGCGCCGGACGGCGGGGGAGCGGGCCACCCGCCTGGAGGTGCGGGCCGTCGGCGAGCTGTACACCTCTTCAGCCCCGGTGCCGGCCGTGGTGAGCTGGTAG
- a CDS encoding glycoside hydrolase family 38 C-terminal domain-containing protein: protein MHDDRSIVEHRLLRVLKDRIKPAVRSRSVPLTVERWEAPGEPVPVAEGLAAAYEPAKTGESWGPAWGTTWFKVTGRVPEEWAGRTVEAVLDLGFDRMTPGFQCEGLVHRPDGHAVKGLNPYNDWVRLGDPAAGGEEVELYVEAASNPVLADQTPTYEGDRLTASHRPLYRLERMDLVVFETEVWELVQDLEVLYGLMRELSETDARRYGILRAVEQALDALDLADVPASAGRARARLADVRSAPAHASAHRLSAVGHAHIDSAWLWPLRETVRKVARTCSNVTALMDDHPEFVFAMSQAQQLAWIKEHRPEVFARVKEKIAAGQFVPVGGMWVESDTNMVGGEAMARQFLYGKKFFLEEFGIETREVWLPDSFGYTAAMPQLVKLSGSRWFLTQKISWSQTNAFPHHTFWWEGIDGTRVFTHFPPVDTYNSDLGGGQLAHAARNYREKGRGSRSLVPFGWGDGGGGPTREMLARAARLHDLEGSPRVTVERPSAFFEKAHAEYPDAPVWAGELYLELHRGTYTSQARTKQGNRHSESLLREAELWAATAAVRVPGHTYPYEDLERLWKTVLLHQFHDILPGSSIAWVHREARETYARVRAELTAVVEAAQRALAGEGRERIVFNAAPHARHGVPAGGAAVVTGQAGEPDADVAPVTLEERPEGGFTLANGLLRIEVDGRGLVVSAYDIQARREAVAPGLAANLLQIHPDFPNMWDAWDLDAFYRHQVTDLTGVEELTARGPGTGPDEEDRAARVRVVRAFGSSRVTQVLTLRAGAKVLDIDTEVDWHETETILKAAFPLDVKAERSASETQFGHVFRATHTNTSWEAAKFEICAHRWIHVEEPGWGAAIVNDSTYGHDVTRDIRADGGQTTTVRLSLLRAPRYPDPETDQGRHRLRYALAPGAGVTDAVREGHWINLPERTVEGADPVAPLVSVDNDAVVVAAVKLAEDRGGDVVVRLYESAGGRAQAVLKTSFPLAGAVETDLLERPYGGGTGEAGAARYEAPSGPSGGGRVLLALRPFQIVTVRLSRADG, encoded by the coding sequence ATGCACGACGACCGCAGCATCGTCGAACACCGCCTTCTCCGCGTCCTGAAGGACCGGATCAAACCCGCCGTCCGCAGCCGTTCCGTGCCGCTGACCGTCGAGCGCTGGGAGGCGCCCGGCGAACCCGTACCGGTCGCCGAGGGGCTGGCCGCCGCCTACGAGCCCGCCAAGACGGGCGAGAGCTGGGGCCCCGCCTGGGGCACCACCTGGTTCAAGGTCACCGGCCGCGTCCCCGAGGAGTGGGCCGGGCGCACCGTCGAAGCCGTCCTGGACCTCGGCTTCGACCGCATGACGCCGGGCTTCCAGTGCGAGGGGCTGGTCCACCGCCCCGACGGCCACGCCGTGAAGGGCCTCAACCCGTACAACGACTGGGTCCGGTTGGGCGATCCGGCGGCCGGCGGCGAGGAGGTGGAGCTGTACGTCGAGGCGGCCTCCAACCCGGTCCTGGCCGACCAGACCCCCACGTACGAAGGCGACCGGCTCACCGCGAGCCACCGGCCGCTGTACCGCCTGGAGCGGATGGACCTGGTGGTCTTCGAGACGGAGGTGTGGGAGCTGGTTCAGGACCTGGAAGTGCTGTACGGGCTGATGAGGGAGCTCTCGGAGACCGACGCGCGCCGGTACGGGATCCTGCGCGCCGTCGAACAGGCCCTGGACGCCCTGGACCTGGCCGATGTACCCGCCTCGGCCGGCCGGGCCCGCGCGCGGCTGGCGGACGTCCGGTCCGCCCCGGCCCACGCCTCCGCCCACCGCCTGAGCGCCGTCGGCCACGCCCACATCGACTCGGCCTGGCTGTGGCCGCTGCGCGAGACGGTGCGCAAGGTGGCCCGTACGTGCTCCAACGTCACCGCCCTGATGGACGACCACCCCGAGTTCGTCTTCGCGATGTCGCAGGCGCAGCAGCTCGCCTGGATCAAGGAGCACCGGCCCGAGGTCTTCGCCCGGGTGAAGGAGAAGATCGCCGCCGGGCAGTTCGTGCCGGTCGGCGGGATGTGGGTGGAGTCCGACACCAACATGGTCGGCGGGGAGGCGATGGCCCGGCAGTTCCTCTACGGGAAGAAGTTCTTCCTGGAGGAGTTCGGGATCGAGACGCGGGAGGTCTGGCTGCCGGACTCCTTCGGCTACACCGCCGCCATGCCGCAGCTCGTCAAGCTCTCCGGCTCACGGTGGTTCCTGACCCAGAAGATCTCCTGGAGCCAGACCAACGCCTTCCCCCACCACACCTTCTGGTGGGAGGGCATCGACGGCACCCGCGTCTTCACCCACTTCCCGCCCGTGGACACCTACAACTCCGACCTGGGCGGCGGGCAACTGGCGCATGCCGCCCGCAACTACCGCGAGAAGGGGCGCGGTTCGCGCTCGCTGGTGCCCTTCGGGTGGGGTGACGGCGGGGGCGGGCCCACCCGCGAGATGCTCGCCCGCGCGGCACGGCTGCACGACCTGGAAGGCTCCCCGCGCGTGACGGTCGAACGCCCCTCGGCGTTCTTCGAGAAGGCACACGCCGAATACCCGGACGCGCCCGTATGGGCGGGCGAACTGTACCTGGAGCTGCACCGCGGTACGTACACCTCGCAGGCCAGGACCAAGCAGGGCAACCGGCACAGCGAGTCGCTGCTGCGCGAGGCCGAGCTGTGGGCCGCCACCGCCGCCGTACGCGTGCCGGGCCACACCTATCCGTACGAGGACCTGGAGCGCCTGTGGAAGACGGTGCTGCTGCACCAGTTCCACGACATCCTGCCCGGCTCGTCCATCGCCTGGGTGCACCGCGAGGCCCGCGAGACCTACGCGCGGGTGCGGGCGGAGCTGACGGCCGTGGTGGAGGCCGCACAGCGGGCACTGGCGGGGGAAGGGAGAGAGCGGATCGTCTTCAACGCCGCTCCGCACGCGCGGCACGGGGTACCGGCGGGCGGCGCGGCGGTGGTGACCGGCCAGGCCGGCGAGCCGGACGCGGATGTCGCGCCCGTCACCCTGGAGGAGCGCCCGGAGGGCGGCTTCACGCTGGCCAACGGCCTGCTGCGGATCGAGGTCGACGGGCGCGGCCTGGTGGTCTCCGCGTACGACATCCAGGCGCGCCGAGAGGCCGTCGCCCCCGGGCTGGCCGCCAACCTCCTCCAGATCCACCCGGACTTCCCCAACATGTGGGACGCCTGGGACCTGGACGCGTTCTACCGCCACCAGGTCACCGATCTGACCGGGGTGGAGGAGCTGACCGCGCGGGGACCCGGGACCGGGCCGGACGAGGAGGACCGGGCGGCGCGCGTCAGGGTCGTACGGGCCTTCGGGTCCTCCCGCGTCACGCAGGTGCTGACGCTGCGGGCCGGAGCCAAGGTCCTGGACATCGACACCGAGGTGGACTGGCACGAGACCGAGACCATCCTCAAGGCCGCCTTCCCGCTGGACGTCAAGGCCGAACGGTCCGCCTCCGAGACCCAGTTCGGGCACGTCTTCCGTGCCACGCACACCAACACCTCCTGGGAGGCCGCCAAGTTCGAGATCTGCGCGCACCGCTGGATCCACGTCGAGGAACCCGGCTGGGGCGCCGCCATCGTCAACGACTCCACGTACGGGCACGACGTCACCCGCGACATCCGCGCGGACGGCGGCCAGACCACGACCGTACGGCTCTCGCTGCTGCGCGCCCCGCGCTACCCGGACCCGGAGACCGACCAGGGGCGGCACCGGCTGCGGTACGCGCTGGCGCCCGGCGCGGGCGTGACCGACGCGGTCCGCGAGGGGCACTGGATCAACCTGCCGGAGCGCACGGTCGAGGGCGCGGACCCGGTGGCCCCGCTGGTCTCGGTGGACAACGACGCGGTGGTCGTGGCGGCCGTCAAGCTCGCCGAGGACCGGGGCGGCGATGTGGTCGTGCGCCTCTACGAGTCGGCGGGCGGGCGCGCACAGGCCGTACTTAAGACCTCGTTCCCGCTGGCGGGGGCGGTGGAGACGGATCTGCTGGAGCGGCCGTACGGGGGCGGGACGGGGGAGGCGGGTGCCGCGAGGTATGAGGCACCGAGCGGTCCGTCCGGTGGCGGCCGGGTGCTGCTGGCCCTGCGGCCGTTCCAGATCGTGACCGTACGGCTGTCGCGGGCGGACGGCTGA
- a CDS encoding glycosyl hydrolase, with protein MGANYTPGRGWFHHWLDFDPDDVHRDFDALAGLGLDHVRVFALWPVFQPNRALVRPRALDQLGQLVDAAAGHGLDVAVDALQGHLSSFDFMPSWLRSWHRRNMFTDPEAIDGEVRYLEALARTLAGRPNFLGLSLGNEVNQFSGPPHPDPDTCTREEAGAWLERLLAVCERAAPGKLHTHCEYDAVWFQDGHPFTPAHAARLGAVTAVHSWVFNGTAQHHGPGGTATVRHAEYLIELSKAWARDPRRPVWLQEVGAPAPLVPARQAAAFTEATLTNALTCEDLYGITWWCSHDVSRELADFPELEYGLGLLTCEGDVKPAGRAVAGTAARLRADPPRPVLRRTALVLDAGEAEGAGGGGEAGGGDAAPGRSVCAPGGTFFEAWARLADQGVRAAVVLAGRARDAGHLAARGITEVVRPEDVG; from the coding sequence ATGGGCGCCAACTACACGCCCGGACGCGGCTGGTTCCACCACTGGCTCGACTTCGACCCCGACGACGTACACCGGGACTTCGACGCGCTGGCCGGGCTCGGCCTGGACCACGTACGGGTCTTCGCGCTCTGGCCGGTCTTCCAGCCCAACCGCGCCCTGGTCCGCCCCCGCGCCCTCGACCAGCTCGGGCAGCTCGTGGACGCCGCCGCCGGACACGGCCTGGACGTCGCCGTGGACGCCCTCCAGGGCCATCTGTCCAGCTTCGACTTCATGCCGTCCTGGCTACGGAGCTGGCACCGCCGCAACATGTTCACCGACCCCGAAGCCATCGACGGCGAGGTCCGCTACCTGGAGGCGCTGGCCCGTACGCTCGCCGGACGGCCCAACTTCCTGGGCCTGAGCCTGGGCAACGAGGTCAACCAGTTCTCCGGCCCGCCGCACCCCGACCCCGACACCTGTACGCGGGAGGAGGCCGGGGCCTGGCTGGAACGCCTGCTGGCGGTGTGCGAGCGGGCCGCGCCCGGCAAGCTGCACACCCACTGCGAGTACGACGCGGTGTGGTTCCAGGACGGCCACCCCTTCACCCCCGCCCACGCCGCCCGCCTCGGTGCCGTCACCGCCGTCCACTCCTGGGTCTTCAACGGCACCGCGCAGCACCACGGCCCCGGCGGCACCGCCACGGTCCGGCACGCCGAGTACCTCATCGAACTGTCCAAGGCGTGGGCGCGCGACCCGCGACGGCCGGTGTGGCTCCAGGAGGTCGGCGCGCCGGCCCCGCTCGTCCCCGCCAGGCAGGCCGCCGCTTTCACCGAGGCCACCCTGACCAATGCGCTGACCTGCGAGGACCTTTACGGCATCACCTGGTGGTGCTCGCACGACGTCTCACGGGAGCTGGCCGACTTCCCGGAACTGGAGTACGGGCTCGGGCTGCTGACCTGCGAAGGGGACGTCAAGCCGGCCGGGCGGGCGGTGGCCGGGACGGCCGCCCGGCTGCGCGCCGACCCGCCGCGCCCGGTGCTCCGCAGGACCGCGCTGGTGCTGGATGCGGGAGAGGCCGAGGGCGCGGGAGGGGGCGGGGAAGCGGGAGGGGGCGACGCGGCGCCGGGCCGCTCGGTGTGCGCGCCGGGCGGCACGTTCTTCGAGGCGTGGGCCCGGCTGGCGGACCAGGGGGTGCGGGCCGCGGTGGTGCTGGCGGGGCGGGCGCGGGACGCGGGGCACCTCGCCGCGCGGGGCATCACGGAAGTGGTGCGTCCGGAGGATGTCGGCTGA
- a CDS encoding sugar ABC transporter substrate-binding protein, which yields MTRTHRFRLRLATAVAGLLLPSAAACGLSGDGSSAAEDGQPERTGKISGDITFRTLQLKPTFSSYVQGVIGAFERKYPDVRVKWEDVPGEGYNEKLVADAQAGALPDVVNLNTDSFQLLGDRGMLADVARLDPGVSKEYVPGAWEQYKLPGKGDGVYAYPWYVTPEILTYNKKLFEKAGLDTGRPPTTVEQFFDHAERIAERSGGAYFAFMADPKGRLPGDWQKMGVPLLNGKRDAFTFDTPKAVEWVQRMKKLYDKGAMPKESLTKSDDLAQLYGAGKLVFGPGSPGFIKDIKRNSPQAYAQTQVARAVTGTLKHIGIYTQSLGVRKDTKHPDAAAEFAKWVTNGPNQVAFSKQVTIYPSNAKGLADPYFSGRGDGKDPETVARAVGADQLKEADLDANTPVEWTNQVGDAVVREMQKAIKGEQDAATAVHNAQEAANGILARQKKR from the coding sequence ATGACGCGCACGCACAGGTTCCGGCTCCGCCTCGCCACCGCGGTGGCGGGTCTGCTCCTACCGTCCGCCGCCGCGTGCGGCCTGAGCGGTGACGGCTCGTCCGCCGCCGAGGACGGACAGCCGGAGCGGACCGGAAAGATCTCCGGCGACATCACCTTCCGCACCCTCCAGCTCAAGCCGACGTTCTCCTCGTACGTGCAGGGCGTCATCGGTGCGTTCGAGCGGAAGTACCCGGACGTACGGGTGAAGTGGGAGGACGTGCCGGGCGAGGGCTACAACGAGAAGCTGGTCGCCGACGCCCAGGCGGGCGCGCTGCCCGACGTCGTCAACCTCAACACCGACTCCTTCCAACTCCTGGGCGACCGCGGCATGCTGGCCGACGTCGCGCGCCTGGACCCCGGGGTCTCCAAGGAGTACGTGCCCGGCGCCTGGGAGCAGTACAAGCTGCCCGGCAAGGGCGACGGCGTGTACGCCTACCCCTGGTACGTCACCCCCGAGATCCTCACGTACAACAAGAAGCTCTTCGAGAAGGCCGGCCTGGACACCGGCCGGCCGCCGACGACCGTCGAGCAGTTCTTCGACCACGCCGAGCGGATCGCCGAGCGGTCCGGCGGCGCGTACTTCGCCTTCATGGCCGACCCCAAGGGCCGGCTCCCTGGCGACTGGCAGAAGATGGGCGTCCCCCTCCTCAACGGCAAGCGGGACGCGTTCACCTTCGACACGCCCAAGGCCGTCGAGTGGGTCCAGCGGATGAAGAAGCTGTACGACAAGGGCGCGATGCCCAAGGAGTCGCTGACCAAGTCGGACGACCTCGCCCAGCTCTACGGCGCGGGCAAGCTGGTCTTCGGGCCCGGTTCCCCCGGCTTCATCAAGGACATCAAGCGCAACTCCCCGCAGGCGTACGCGCAGACGCAGGTCGCCCGGGCCGTCACCGGTACGCTCAAGCACATCGGGATCTACACCCAGTCGCTGGGCGTCCGCAAGGACACCAAGCACCCGGACGCGGCGGCCGAGTTCGCCAAGTGGGTCACCAACGGCCCCAACCAGGTCGCGTTCTCCAAGCAGGTGACGATCTACCCGTCCAACGCCAAGGGACTGGCCGACCCGTACTTCTCCGGCCGGGGCGACGGCAAGGACCCCGAGACCGTGGCACGGGCCGTGGGCGCCGATCAGCTCAAGGAGGCCGATCTCGACGCCAACACGCCCGTGGAGTGGACCAACCAGGTCGGTGACGCGGTGGTCCGCGAGATGCAGAAGGCCATCAAGGGCGAGCAGGACGCCGCCACGGCGGTGCACAACGCCCAGGAAGCGGCCAACGGGATCCTCGCCCGGCAGAAGAAGCGCTGA